In the Harmonia axyridis chromosome 3, icHarAxyr1.1, whole genome shotgun sequence genome, one interval contains:
- the LOC123676989 gene encoding coatomer subunit epsilon, translating to MSRQQEVDELFDVKNYFYIGNFQQCINEAQKLHKPSSPEIAIMRDVFTYRSYLAQKKYLVVLDEIKPNSPEEIKPLKLLAEYFSDEHNRENVIVQLDSQLVGSANVPCDTFILVAATIYLNENNLDSAYKVLHNSECLEAYAFIIQILLRMDRLDLAKKKLKEMQDKDDDATLTQLAQAWINTAHGGDKLQDAYYIYQELVDKYGSTPQLLNGQAVTFLGRAQYEEAETVLQEALDKDSNYCDTLINMIVLHRNTGKGPEVSNRYLSQLKTLNPNHPYIQDLNQKEADFKRICQKYSPSVVKVPA from the exons ATGTCCCGTCAACAAGAAGTGGACGAATTATTCGATGTCAAGAACTATTTTTATATCGGAAACTTCCAACAATGTATTAACGAAGCTCAAAAACTTCATAAG CCTTCTTCACCTGAAATAGCTATAATGAGAGATGTCTTCACCTACAGATCTTACCTAGCACAAAAAAAATACCTCGTAGTATTGGATGAAATCAAACCTAACTCCCCCGAAGAGATAAAACCTCTGAAATTGCTGGCAGAGTACTTTTCTGATGAGCACAATCGTGAAAATGTTATTGTTCAGTTGGATTCTCAACTAGTAGGAAGTGCAAATGTCCCATGCGATACTTTTATACTGGTTGCAGCTACCATTTACTTGAATGAGAATAATTTGGATTCAGCCTATAAGGTTTTGCACAACTCTGAGTGCCTAGAAGCCTATGCCTTCATTATTCAAATACTTTTGAGAATGGACAGGTTAGATTTGGCTAAAAAGAAACTCAAAGAGATGCAAGATAAAGATGATGATGCCACTTTGACTCAACTAGCTCAAGCTTGGATCAATACCGCTCAT GGGGGTGACAAACTTCAAGATGCCTATTACATTTATCAAGAACTTGTTGATAAATATGGATCTACACCGCAACTTCTCAATGGTCAGGCTGTTACATTCCTTGGTCGTGCACAGTATGAAGAAGCAGAAACCGTTCTTCAAGAAGCACTAGATAAAGATTCTAATTATTGTGATACTCTCATTAACATGATTGTACTCCATCGAAATACTGGAAAGGGCCCAGAG gTATCAAACAGATATCTTTCACAGTTAAAAACACTGAACCCAAATCATCCTTACATTCAAGATTTGAACCAGAAAGAAGCGGATTTCAAAAGGATTTGTCAAAAGTATAGTCCTTCTGTAGTTAAAGTCCCTGCTTGA